Proteins from one Esox lucius isolate fEsoLuc1 chromosome 19, fEsoLuc1.pri, whole genome shotgun sequence genomic window:
- the meak7 gene encoding MTOR-associated protein MEAK7, translated as MGNTDSVVVQKRLARFRPEERPVVEGVFDRLHGMNPVGVAGKAGKVLTLEMLKSCMGNVASDSMIKRVYTGMCSMDPGVAPPPHGAGVSREQLVVFLADVLRGTAEERAPLIMAMAAGTGVATCDQIIEFLRDLVSAVVEIIIQKGRLQGWKPQCMGDRAVGGQLLAEQMSSELKPSEQPTCDVKCLEDWLFRVPNVAMYMELLIGEGLNVGLTSRLPPTLLPPCWETPWDKLRCLLDLPLVMFLTPHLPDGYATPWRLLFSTQLHGESFTKMVGSCRGCGPTVLLIKDTKGHVFGGYASHSWEVKPQFQGDSRCLLFSVFPCLRVYTCTGYNQHYMYLNQGQQTMPNGLGMGGQHGYFGLWLDSDFGRGHSRARPRCTTYGSPQMSAEEDFTVDSLEVWGVRKPPEEEEGETRGKRSILDADPEAQAMLEMTGKTLHSQGFREPEEDEG; from the exons ATGGGGAACACTGACAGTGTTGTAGTGCAGAAACGTCTGGCCCGCTTCCGGCCTGAAGAGCGACCCGTGGTGGAGGGAGTGTTTGATCGTCTCCATGGTATGAACCCTGTTGGTGTTGCTGGGAAAGCAGGGAAGGTTTTAACGCTTGAGATGTTGAAG TCCTGCATGGGCAACGTTGCTTCTGACTCCATGATAAAGAGGGTCTATACTGGAATGTGCAGCATGGACCCCGGCGTGGCTCCTCCTCCCCACGGCGCTGGAGTGAGCCGGGAGCAGTTGGTGGTCTTCCTGGCGGATGTCCTGCGGGGCACGGCTGAGGAGCGGGCGCCTCTCATCATGGCGATGGCAGCAGGGACAGGAGTTGCCACATGTGACCAGATAATAGAG TTCTTGCGGGACCTGGTCTCGGCCGTGGTGGAGATCATCATCCAGAAGGGTCGCCTGCAGGGCTGGAAGCCACAGTGCATGGGCGACAGGGCTGTTGGTGGTCAACTCTTGGCCGAGCAGATGAGCTCTGAACTGAAACCCTCAG AACAGCCCACCTGTGATGTCAAATGCCTGGAAGACTGGCTGTTCCGAGTTCCCAATGTGGCCATGTACATGGAGCTTCTGATAGGCGAGGGTCTGAACGTGGGCTTAACCTCCCGTCTCCCACCCACCCTCCTGCCCCCCTGCTGGGAAACCCCGTGGGACAAGCTGCGCTGCCTGCTGGACCTACCGTTGGTCATGTTCCTCACACCTCACCTACCTGACGGCTACGCCACACCCTGGAGGCTGCTCTTCTCCACTCAGCTGCATGGGGAGAGTTTCACCAAAATGGTGGGCAGCTGTAGAGGCTGTGGGCCCACGGTGCTGCTCATCAAAGACACTAAGGGACACGTCTTTGGTGGATACGCCTCCCATAGCTGGGAAGTAAAGCCTCAGTTTCAAG GAGACTCCAGGTGtctgttgttctctgtgtttCCCTGTCTCCGGGTATATACCTGCACTGGATACAACCAGCACTACATGTACCTAAACCAGGGTCAGCAGACCATGCCCAACGGCCTG ggcaTGGGTGGTCAGCATGGGTACTTCGGGCTGTGGCTGGACAGTGACTTTGGGCGTGGTCATAGCCGGGCACGGCCCCGCTGCACAACCTACGGTAGCCCCCAGATGTCCGCGGAAGAGGACTTTACTGTGGATTCTCTGGAGGTGTGGGGGGTCAGGAAGCCCCCCGAGGAGGAAGAG GGAGAgaccagagggaagaggagCATTTTGGATGCAGACCCTGAGGCCCAGGCCATGTTGGAGATGACAGGGAAGACCCTTCATAGCCAGGGCTTCCGAGAGCCAGAGGAAGACGAGGGTTGA